The following proteins are encoded in a genomic region of Alnus glutinosa chromosome 8, dhAlnGlut1.1, whole genome shotgun sequence:
- the LOC133875041 gene encoding DEK domain-containing chromatin-associated protein 1 isoform X2, whose protein sequence is MASETLEEKKPEDEAPPAEGDKAEVKPEAEEAKEESKEEEEGEGKAKKEQEAPAEKEEEPKEKDVEVKGEEESKEEKEGEVSKKGKRGRRGGSKKDQSELRKKKKPSEESAEEERKEPVTPASERPTRERKTVERYSVPSPGRSARSSASKVLSIEKGRGTQLKEIPNVAFKLSKRKTDDNLQILHTILFGRKAKAQILKRNISQFSGYVWTENEEKQRARVKEKIDKCVKEKLMDFCDVLNIPISRSGVKKEELSVKLLEFLESPHVTTDILLADKEQKGQKRKRKVTPSKTASSGEASAEAEPKKQTPQVAKQQKQSSEVEEEEDVDDKVESSDAKDESHDDDDNETMPNEESDHEESRSEEEEDKQKEQMSKSSSKKVQKDGSVKKVKEKPIPVKKATPAKTVKTPAKSTKKASSSALKRGASDADGTSGSHSKPKGSTSKKQKVEKGSQKDVKEKDTSKKQRTKTPAKVSSKDQGKGQTRKKAKAEPSREEMHAVVVEILKEVDFNTATLSDILRLLGTHFGVDLMHRKAEVKKIITDVINNMTDEEEEGEEAEENAEAGDDADKDGDKDEDA, encoded by the exons ATGGCGTCGGAAACCCTAGAGGAGAAGAAGCCCGAGGACGAAGCTCCTCCTGCCGAGGGAGACAAAGCGGAGGTCAAGCCCGAAGCAGAGGAAGCTAAGGAAGagagcaaagaagaagaagaaggagagggAAAAGCCAAGAAAGAGCAAGAAGCTCCtgctgagaaagaagaagagcccAAAGAAAAAGACGTTGAAGTTAAAGGtgaagaagaaagcaaggagGAGAAGGAAGGCGAGGTGAGCAAGAAAGGGAAGAGAGGTCGGAGGGGGGGTTCGAAGAAGGACCAGAGCgagctgaggaagaagaagaagccgaGCGAGGAGTCAGCCGAGGAGGAGAGGAAGGAACCGGTTACGCCGGCAAGCGAGAGGCCGACGAGGGAGAGGAAAACGGTCGAAAGGTACTCAGTGCCGTCGCCCGGAAGGTCTGCAAGGTCTTCGGCGAGCAAAGTGTTGTCGATTGAGAAG GGTCGTGGTACGCAGCTTAAGGAAATTCCTAATG TGGCTTTCAAGTTGTCCAAGAGAAAAACTGATGACAACCTGCAAATACTTCATACAATACTTTTTGGAAGGAAAGCTAAG GCAcaaattttgaagagaaatataagcCAGTTCTCAGGATACGTGTGGACGGAGAATGag GAAAAGCAGAGGGCAAGGGTGAAGGAGAAGATTGACAAGTGCGTTAAGGAAAAATTGATGGATTTCTGCGATGTGCTTAATATTCCAATAAGTAGGTCTGGTGTGAAGAAG GAAGAGCTCTCTGTGAAGTTACTGGAGTTTTTGGAATCCCCCCATGTGACAACTGACATTTTGCTTGCTGATAAGGAGCAG AAAGGTCAAAAGCGTAAGAGGAAGGTCACACCGAGCAAAACTGCTAGCTCTGGAGAAGCATCTGCAGAAGCAGAACCCAAG AAACAAACACCTCAAGTTGCAAAACAGCAAAAACAGTCATCTGaagttgaggaagaagaagacgtTGATGATAAAGTTGAATCTTCTGATGCAAAAGATGAATCTCATGACGATGATGACAATGAAACAATGCCAAATGAAGAAAGTGACCATGAAGAAAGTAGAtcggaggaagaagaagataaacaaAAGGAGCAGATGTCAAAAAGCTCATCCAAAAAAGTTCAGAAGGATGGTTCTgtgaaaaaagtgaaagagaAACCCATACCTGTCAAAAAGGCTACCCCCGCCAAAACTGTGAAAACTCCTGCAAAATCTACAAAAAAAGCATCTAGTTCAGCTTTGAAAAGAGGTGCTAGTGATGCTGATGGAACATCTGGCTCACATTCAAAGCCAAAGGGATCGACATCTAAAAAACAGAAAGTTGAAAAGGGAAGCCAGAAAGACGTTAAAGAGAAAGATACAAGTAAGAAACAGCGAACCAAGACTCCAGCCAAGGTCTCAAGCAAGGATCAAG GAAAGGGCCAAACTAGGAAGAAGGCAAAGGCAGAACCCAGCAGAGAGGAGATGCATGCTGTAGTTGTTGAAATTCTGAAGGAAGTGGACTTCAATACA GCTACTCTATCCGATATTCTCAGGCTACTTG GTACCCACTTTGGTGTTGATTTAATGCATAGAAAGGCTGAGGTGAAGAAAATAATTACAGATGTGATAAATAACATGActgatgaggaagaagaaggagaggAGGCTGAGGAGAATGCTGAGGCTGGTGATGATGCGGACAAAGATGGAGACAAGGATGAGGATGCTTAG
- the LOC133875041 gene encoding DEK domain-containing chromatin-associated protein 1 isoform X1 → MASETLEEKKPEDEAPPAEGDKAEVKPEAEEAKEESKEEEEGEGKAKKEQEAPAEKEEEPKEKDVEVKGEEESKEEKEGEVSKKGKRGRRGGSKKDQSELRKKKKPSEESAEEERKEPVTPASERPTRERKTVERYSVPSPGRSARSSASKVLSIEKGRGTQLKEIPNVAFKLSKRKTDDNLQILHTILFGRKAKAQILKRNISQFSGYVWTENEEKQRARVKEKIDKCVKEKLMDFCDVLNIPISRSGVKKEELSVKLLEFLESPHVTTDILLADKEQKGQKRKRKVTPSKTASSGEASAEAEPKKQKQTPQVAKQQKQSSEVEEEEDVDDKVESSDAKDESHDDDDNETMPNEESDHEESRSEEEEDKQKEQMSKSSSKKVQKDGSVKKVKEKPIPVKKATPAKTVKTPAKSTKKASSSALKRGASDADGTSGSHSKPKGSTSKKQKVEKGSQKDVKEKDTSKKQRTKTPAKVSSKDQGKGQTRKKAKAEPSREEMHAVVVEILKEVDFNTATLSDILRLLGTHFGVDLMHRKAEVKKIITDVINNMTDEEEEGEEAEENAEAGDDADKDGDKDEDA, encoded by the exons ATGGCGTCGGAAACCCTAGAGGAGAAGAAGCCCGAGGACGAAGCTCCTCCTGCCGAGGGAGACAAAGCGGAGGTCAAGCCCGAAGCAGAGGAAGCTAAGGAAGagagcaaagaagaagaagaaggagagggAAAAGCCAAGAAAGAGCAAGAAGCTCCtgctgagaaagaagaagagcccAAAGAAAAAGACGTTGAAGTTAAAGGtgaagaagaaagcaaggagGAGAAGGAAGGCGAGGTGAGCAAGAAAGGGAAGAGAGGTCGGAGGGGGGGTTCGAAGAAGGACCAGAGCgagctgaggaagaagaagaagccgaGCGAGGAGTCAGCCGAGGAGGAGAGGAAGGAACCGGTTACGCCGGCAAGCGAGAGGCCGACGAGGGAGAGGAAAACGGTCGAAAGGTACTCAGTGCCGTCGCCCGGAAGGTCTGCAAGGTCTTCGGCGAGCAAAGTGTTGTCGATTGAGAAG GGTCGTGGTACGCAGCTTAAGGAAATTCCTAATG TGGCTTTCAAGTTGTCCAAGAGAAAAACTGATGACAACCTGCAAATACTTCATACAATACTTTTTGGAAGGAAAGCTAAG GCAcaaattttgaagagaaatataagcCAGTTCTCAGGATACGTGTGGACGGAGAATGag GAAAAGCAGAGGGCAAGGGTGAAGGAGAAGATTGACAAGTGCGTTAAGGAAAAATTGATGGATTTCTGCGATGTGCTTAATATTCCAATAAGTAGGTCTGGTGTGAAGAAG GAAGAGCTCTCTGTGAAGTTACTGGAGTTTTTGGAATCCCCCCATGTGACAACTGACATTTTGCTTGCTGATAAGGAGCAG AAAGGTCAAAAGCGTAAGAGGAAGGTCACACCGAGCAAAACTGCTAGCTCTGGAGAAGCATCTGCAGAAGCAGAACCCAAG AAACAGAAACAAACACCTCAAGTTGCAAAACAGCAAAAACAGTCATCTGaagttgaggaagaagaagacgtTGATGATAAAGTTGAATCTTCTGATGCAAAAGATGAATCTCATGACGATGATGACAATGAAACAATGCCAAATGAAGAAAGTGACCATGAAGAAAGTAGAtcggaggaagaagaagataaacaaAAGGAGCAGATGTCAAAAAGCTCATCCAAAAAAGTTCAGAAGGATGGTTCTgtgaaaaaagtgaaagagaAACCCATACCTGTCAAAAAGGCTACCCCCGCCAAAACTGTGAAAACTCCTGCAAAATCTACAAAAAAAGCATCTAGTTCAGCTTTGAAAAGAGGTGCTAGTGATGCTGATGGAACATCTGGCTCACATTCAAAGCCAAAGGGATCGACATCTAAAAAACAGAAAGTTGAAAAGGGAAGCCAGAAAGACGTTAAAGAGAAAGATACAAGTAAGAAACAGCGAACCAAGACTCCAGCCAAGGTCTCAAGCAAGGATCAAG GAAAGGGCCAAACTAGGAAGAAGGCAAAGGCAGAACCCAGCAGAGAGGAGATGCATGCTGTAGTTGTTGAAATTCTGAAGGAAGTGGACTTCAATACA GCTACTCTATCCGATATTCTCAGGCTACTTG GTACCCACTTTGGTGTTGATTTAATGCATAGAAAGGCTGAGGTGAAGAAAATAATTACAGATGTGATAAATAACATGActgatgaggaagaagaaggagaggAGGCTGAGGAGAATGCTGAGGCTGGTGATGATGCGGACAAAGATGGAGACAAGGATGAGGATGCTTAG